Proteins from a genomic interval of Rosa chinensis cultivar Old Blush chromosome 2, RchiOBHm-V2, whole genome shotgun sequence:
- the LOC112183550 gene encoding F-box/kelch-repeat protein At3g06240 yields MEDRGQNVDLSPEIIYEILSRLPVKPLYRFKCVSKPWRSLISHPDFVANYSKAIENKDVFFRRRRLLFSLYGQRKRLYSLNLDQFLNENHNVDVDCLVATPTELDFVYNHIPTGRLGWIPFVQCSCYGLFLSLEASKGCYSVSLINPVTKESKTLEKAPIERSEPVKRYPWHLYGLGFDYSTNEYKVIHVRDYHHGTGLGFCVYTLQTDSWRQIDPLFPYNLLPFDGILLNGGVHWLVTKVADKSLVIMSFLLAEEEVREIALPPNVTTSSIQLVAFGNWLCITPQSRKDDEVTFNEFWIMKEYGVRESWTKMQVAIPFHQLSHSGFWTETYDLMVFDDSLVMYNFDDGTFWNLSIGKSSDDHFGTVGIYLESLPSLNRSRTTRPKEDESTQ; encoded by the coding sequence ATGGAAGACCGTGGCCAAAACGTCGACCTTTCACCCGAGATCATATATGAGATTCTTTCAAGGTTACCAGTGAAGCCCTTGTACCGTTTCAAGTGTGTATCAAAGCCATGGAGGTCTCTAATCTCCCATCCTGATTTCGTCGCAAACTATTCCAAAGCCATTGAGAATAAGGATGTCTTCTTCAGAAGACGGCGCCTCCTTTTTAGTCTTTATGGCCAGCGAAAGCGGCTATACTCTTTGAATCTTGACCAGTTTCTCAATGAGAATCATAATGTTGACGTTGATTGTTTAGTAGCCACGCCCACTGAGCTCGACTTTGTTTACAATCATATTCCAACAGGTCGACTGGGTTGGATTCCCTTTGTCCAGTGTTCCTGCTATGGCTTGTTCTTGTCCCTTGAAGCTTCTAAAGGGTGCTACAGCGTCAGTTTGATTAACCCTGTAACCAAGGAATCGAAGACACTAGAAAAGGCACCAATAGAGAGATCAGAACCAGTGAAGCGCTACCCTTGGCACTTATATGGACTTGGATTTGATTACTCCACTAATGAATACAAGGTAATTCACGTGCGGGATTATCATCATGGAACTGGCCTAGGTTTTTGTGTCTATACATTGCAGACTGATTCTTGGCGACAGATTGACCCCTTATTTCCTTACAACCTTTTACCTTTTGATGGGATCCTGTTGAATGGTGGTGTTCATTGGTTGGTGACTAAGGTTGCAGATAAATCGTTGGTGATTATGTCTTTTCTTTTAGCAGAGGAGGAGGTTAGAGAAATTGCACTACCGCCCAATGTCACTACCAGTTCAATTCAACTTGTGGCGTTCGGAAATTGGTTATGTATAACACCACAATCACGAAAGGATGATGAAGTAACATTTAATGAGTTTTGGATCATGAAGGAATACGGAGTGAGGGAGTCTTGGACTAAAATGCAGGTCGCCATCCCATTTCACCAGTTATCACATTCTGGCTTTTGGACAGAAACTTATGATTTGATGGTGTTTGATGATTCGTTAGTTATGTACAATTTTGATGATGGAACATTCTGGAATCTATCAATTGGTAAATCTAGCGATGATCACTTTGGTACCGTTGGGATCTATTTGGAGAGCCTACCTTCACTCAATCGATCAAGAACAACAAGACCTAAGGAAGATGAATCCACTCAGTGA
- the LOC112183552 gene encoding probable secreted beta-glucosidase adg3: MNSGGNAPLVFDDSASLDPWSFEQKRDEVPFKSVSPLRSSSVQHSLPIFSEGLTGSTVPSEPNDFVPVTFDASDGPSSDSEEELDTSMLVLSKDSKFSHEKTVQSINSGKSQSASHRSLASSSSDEVHPERTPGIEYSVFSDKRFDDDELPGSEPSPRLKKSGLDTSAKDDLPQTVKDSEECSCVSDTDNELLAFGVLKGGLRNKGYRHPPYNRNPSGNAFLGKQITQDTPTVRTSDVSHTSIEEPYSRKGSTKLNKEQSTKTPVTHVTADDDSSEDELSHETLSSSRQDLYNQKSVSRVVHDDSSEDELSHETLSNSRQDLSHHKSVSQGKTSSTSAFFFNSEDSEAEEDVPIKISTTIARPSSKFSRRTQPSSSNSVRSSSIRTTVVPDAPRTSDYGKSSSRSSKDAETLPEPSRSQDWQRPIEQTSSYSIPESKKTGTSVNGNSSSRSSYSTETPPSASSQTKRSERLASQEWRRPVEQAAPKPIPESKRSSRVEISNSFAREESSNTTMTIERSESSESSKSSGFKSFARDQSSNLPAKVVRSQRSDPSKFSPPKSFTRDQTSNPPPKIVRSESAETPKSSSSVGKASHVHLKLPDSDDLFAKFTALRQNRQ; the protein is encoded by the exons ATGAATTCTGGGGGAAATGCTCCTCTGGTTTTTGATGATTCTG CTAGTTTAGATCCTTGGAGTTTTGAGCAAAAGAGAGATGAGGTACCATTCAAGTCCGTTTCACCATTACGTTCTTCATCAGTGCAGCACTCCCTCCCCATCTTTTCTGAAGGTTTGACAGGTTCTACAGTCCCTTCGGAACCAAATGACTTCGTGCCTGTTACTTTTGATGCTTCAGATGGCCCAAGTTCAGACAGTGAGGAGGAGTTGGACACGTCTATGCTTGTCCTGAGCAAAGATTCTAAATTTTCTCATGAGAAGACTGTTCAATCCATAAATTCGGGAAAGAGCCAGAGTGCAAGCCACAGGTCATTAGCATCTTCATCCTCTGATGAGGTACATCCTGAGAGAACCCCGGGAATTGAATATAGTGTTTTCTCAGATAAAAggtttgatgatgatgaattgCCCGGCAGTGAACCATCTCCGAGGCTGAAAAAATCTGGATTAGATACAAGTGCCAAGGATGATTTACCTCAAACAGTGAAAGACAGTGAGGAATGTAGTTGTGTAAGTGATACTGACAATGAGTTGTTGGCCTTTGGGGTCTTGAAAGGTGGCCTTCGGAACAAGGGTTATAGGCATCCACCATATAATCGGAATCCATCAGGCAATGCTTTTTTGGGCAAACAAATTACTCAAGATACTCCAACAGTCAGGACTTCCGATGTTTCTCATACGTCTATTGAAGAGCCATATAGCCGGAAAGGGAGCACTAAGCTAAATAAGGAACAAAGCACTAAAACCCCAGTCACACATGTCACTGCTGATGATGATTCTTCAGAGGATGAACTCTCACATGAAACTCTAAGCAGTAGTCGCCAAGACCTGTACAATCAGAAATCGGTCTCTCGAGTAGTACATGATGATTCTTCAGAGGATGAACTCTCACATGAAACTCTTAGCAATAGTCGCCAAGACCTGTCCCATCATAAATCGGTATCCCAAGGAAAGACGAGCTCAACGTCTGCATTTTTCTTTAATTCAGAGGATAGTGAGGCTGAGGAAGATGTTCCTATAAAGATTTCCACCACCATTGCTCGTCCAAGTTCAAAATTTTCTAGAAGGACACAACCCTCTTCTTCAAATTCTGTTAGAAGTTCTAGCATAAGGACAACAGTTGTTCCTGATGCACCAAGGACTTCAGACTATGGAAAATCCTCTTCAAGAAGTTCCAAAGACGCTGAAACTCTACCAGAGCCCTCAAGAAGTCAGGATTGGCAGAGACCTATAGAACAAACAAGTTCTTATTCAATTCCAGAATCCAAGAAGACTGGGACATCAGTCAATGGAAATTCCTCCTCAAGAAGTTCTTATTCCACTGAAACTCCACCAAGTGCCTCATCCCAGACCAAGCGCTCAGAACGTTTGGCAAGTCAGGAGTGGCGTAGACCAGTAGAACAAGCAGCACCTAAACCAATACCAGAATCTAAGAGGTCCTCGCGTGTGGAGATTTCAAACTCATTTGCAAGGGAGGAATCATCCAATACTACAATGACT ATTGAAAGATCAGAAAGCAGCGAAAGTTCAAAGTCCTCGGGTTTTAAGTCATTTGCAAGAGACCAATCGTCCAATCTTCCTGCAAAGGTTGTAAGATCACAGAGAAGTGACCCTTCAAAGTTCTCTCCTCCAAAGTCATTTACAAGGGACCAAACTTCCAATCCTCCTCCAAAGATTGTAAGATCAGAGAGCGCTGAAACTCCGAAGTCCTCTTCTTCAGTGGGGAAGGCTTCTCATGTCCACCTGAAGCTTCCCGACTCTGATGACTTGTTTGCCAAGTTTACAGCCCTCAGGCAGAATCGACAATAG
- the LOC112187243 gene encoding uncharacterized protein LOC112187243 isoform X2 produces the protein MAFAPDPGYQALSKGLDIIQQPSEAEAGHQESLEKRIAEEWMPSSRNMTYMFKQKVSMLDNSGKPVLASTDSSNPWCALLEEVVSKAYGTLGKPEICPASTDAHYFQLQGLPAIGFSPMANTHFLLHDHNEVVAVGRFQNGGAFNVIPDSAEQRVEEVEHVVREEKLREAYELIEIYCELIAARLPMFESQKNCLIDLEEAVSSVIFARGPTNVQVPPNSSMANKAHVEAPPGPLPPDKPPNAEVPRRNYEFQDGPVNSNEQIARSSPRLEDSASTNVSANKATTSTTFHPETISSVIEWKCMGMIILRAGRTGICNLRVLPLQHRQLLNEQNEQASN, from the exons ATGGCTTTTGCCCCTGACCCGGGCTATCAGGCCCTCAGCAAAGGCTTGGACATTATACAACAG CCATCTGAAGCCGAAGCCGGGCATCAGGAGTCTTTGGAGAAACGTATTGCTGAAGAATGGATGCCTTCTTCACGGAACATGACATATATG TTCAAGCAGAAGGTTTCTATGCTTGATAACTCTGGGAAGCCAGTCCTTGCATCAACTGACAGTTCAAACCCCTGGTGCGCCCTGCTAGAAGAAGTGGTCAGTAAAGCTTACGGAACACTTGGTAAGCCTGAGATTTGTCCTGCTTCAACAGATGCTCACTATTTCCAGCTACAAGGCTTGCCAGCAATTGGATTCTCTCCTATGGCCAACACTCATTTTCTGCTCCATGACCATAACGAG GTCGTGGCTGTTGGAAGATTCCAAAATGGTGGTGCATTCAACGTTATTCCAGATTCTGCTGAACAAAGGGTTGAAGAG GTTGAACATGTCGTAAGGGAAGAGAAGTTGAGGGAAGCATATGAGCTTATCGAGATATATTGCGAACTTATTGCAGCACGATTGCCAATGTTTGAGTCGCAGAA gAACTGCCTAATTGATCTGGAGGAAGCAGTATCAAGTGTAATTTTTGCGAGGGGACCTACTAATGTCCAAGTTCCTCCTAATAGTAGCATGGCCAATAAAGCTCATGTGGAAGCTCCCCCTGGTCCGCTTCCACCTGATAAGCCTCCTAATGCTGAAGTTCCACGCAGAAATTATGAGTTTCAGGATGGACCCGTGAACTCTAATGAGCAGATTGCAAGATCATCACCTCGCTTGGAGGATTCTGCTTCTACAAATGTTTCTGCCAACAAAGCAACCACATCTACCACATTTCATCCAGAAACGATATCCTCAG TGATCGAATGGAAATGCATGGGGATGATAATTCTTCGGGCAGGCAGAACTGGAATATGCAATTTAAGGGTACTGCCTCTGCAGCACAGGCAGCTGCTGAATGAGCAGAACGAGCAGGCATCAAACTGA
- the LOC112187243 gene encoding uncharacterized protein LOC112187243 isoform X1 yields MAFAPDPGYQALSKGLDIIQQPSEAEAGHQESLEKRIAEEWMPSSRNMTYMLAQFKQKVSMLDNSGKPVLASTDSSNPWCALLEEVVSKAYGTLGKPEICPASTDAHYFQLQGLPAIGFSPMANTHFLLHDHNEVVAVGRFQNGGAFNVIPDSAEQRVEEVEHVVREEKLREAYELIEIYCELIAARLPMFESQKNCLIDLEEAVSSVIFARGPTNVQVPPNSSMANKAHVEAPPGPLPPDKPPNAEVPRRNYEFQDGPVNSNEQIARSSPRLEDSASTNVSANKATTSTTFHPETISSVIEWKCMGMIILRAGRTGICNLRVLPLQHRQLLNEQNEQASN; encoded by the exons ATGGCTTTTGCCCCTGACCCGGGCTATCAGGCCCTCAGCAAAGGCTTGGACATTATACAACAG CCATCTGAAGCCGAAGCCGGGCATCAGGAGTCTTTGGAGAAACGTATTGCTGAAGAATGGATGCCTTCTTCACGGAACATGACATATATG CTTGCGCAGTTCAAGCAGAAGGTTTCTATGCTTGATAACTCTGGGAAGCCAGTCCTTGCATCAACTGACAGTTCAAACCCCTGGTGCGCCCTGCTAGAAGAAGTGGTCAGTAAAGCTTACGGAACACTTGGTAAGCCTGAGATTTGTCCTGCTTCAACAGATGCTCACTATTTCCAGCTACAAGGCTTGCCAGCAATTGGATTCTCTCCTATGGCCAACACTCATTTTCTGCTCCATGACCATAACGAG GTCGTGGCTGTTGGAAGATTCCAAAATGGTGGTGCATTCAACGTTATTCCAGATTCTGCTGAACAAAGGGTTGAAGAG GTTGAACATGTCGTAAGGGAAGAGAAGTTGAGGGAAGCATATGAGCTTATCGAGATATATTGCGAACTTATTGCAGCACGATTGCCAATGTTTGAGTCGCAGAA gAACTGCCTAATTGATCTGGAGGAAGCAGTATCAAGTGTAATTTTTGCGAGGGGACCTACTAATGTCCAAGTTCCTCCTAATAGTAGCATGGCCAATAAAGCTCATGTGGAAGCTCCCCCTGGTCCGCTTCCACCTGATAAGCCTCCTAATGCTGAAGTTCCACGCAGAAATTATGAGTTTCAGGATGGACCCGTGAACTCTAATGAGCAGATTGCAAGATCATCACCTCGCTTGGAGGATTCTGCTTCTACAAATGTTTCTGCCAACAAAGCAACCACATCTACCACATTTCATCCAGAAACGATATCCTCAG TGATCGAATGGAAATGCATGGGGATGATAATTCTTCGGGCAGGCAGAACTGGAATATGCAATTTAAGGGTACTGCCTCTGCAGCACAGGCAGCTGCTGAATGAGCAGAACGAGCAGGCATCAAACTGA
- the LOC112187243 gene encoding uncharacterized protein LOC112187243 isoform X3 gives MAFAPDPGYQALSKGLDIIQQPSEAEAGHQESLEKRIAEEWMPSSRNMTYMLAQFKQKVSMLDNSGKPVLASTDSSNPWCALLEEVVSKAYGTLGKPEICPASTDAHYFQLQGLPAIGFSPMANTHFLLHDHNEVVAVGRFQNGGAFNVIPDSAEQRVEEVEHVVREEKLREAYELIEIYCELIAARLPMFESQKNCLIDLEEAVSSVIFARGPTNVQVPPNSSMANKAHVEAPPGPLPPDKPPNAEVPRRNYEFQDGPVNSNEQIARSSPRLEDSASTNVSANKATTSTTFHPETISSGSDRMEMHGDDNSSGRQNWNMQFKGTASAAQAAAE, from the exons ATGGCTTTTGCCCCTGACCCGGGCTATCAGGCCCTCAGCAAAGGCTTGGACATTATACAACAG CCATCTGAAGCCGAAGCCGGGCATCAGGAGTCTTTGGAGAAACGTATTGCTGAAGAATGGATGCCTTCTTCACGGAACATGACATATATG CTTGCGCAGTTCAAGCAGAAGGTTTCTATGCTTGATAACTCTGGGAAGCCAGTCCTTGCATCAACTGACAGTTCAAACCCCTGGTGCGCCCTGCTAGAAGAAGTGGTCAGTAAAGCTTACGGAACACTTGGTAAGCCTGAGATTTGTCCTGCTTCAACAGATGCTCACTATTTCCAGCTACAAGGCTTGCCAGCAATTGGATTCTCTCCTATGGCCAACACTCATTTTCTGCTCCATGACCATAACGAG GTCGTGGCTGTTGGAAGATTCCAAAATGGTGGTGCATTCAACGTTATTCCAGATTCTGCTGAACAAAGGGTTGAAGAG GTTGAACATGTCGTAAGGGAAGAGAAGTTGAGGGAAGCATATGAGCTTATCGAGATATATTGCGAACTTATTGCAGCACGATTGCCAATGTTTGAGTCGCAGAA gAACTGCCTAATTGATCTGGAGGAAGCAGTATCAAGTGTAATTTTTGCGAGGGGACCTACTAATGTCCAAGTTCCTCCTAATAGTAGCATGGCCAATAAAGCTCATGTGGAAGCTCCCCCTGGTCCGCTTCCACCTGATAAGCCTCCTAATGCTGAAGTTCCACGCAGAAATTATGAGTTTCAGGATGGACCCGTGAACTCTAATGAGCAGATTGCAAGATCATCACCTCGCTTGGAGGATTCTGCTTCTACAAATGTTTCTGCCAACAAAGCAACCACATCTACCACATTTCATCCAGAAACGATATCCTCAG GAAGTGATCGAATGGAAATGCATGGGGATGATAATTCTTCGGGCAGGCAGAACTGGAATATGCAATTTAAGGGTACTGCCTCTGCAGCACAGGCAGCTGCTGAATGA